A segment of the Calonectris borealis chromosome 2, bCalBor7.hap1.2, whole genome shotgun sequence genome:
CCTCGGGTTTTTTGAGGTTGAGCTTGTCGCGGATCCAGATCCTGCTGCACCGGGAGAAGCCCCTGAAACGCTCCCTGATCTTGGCAAAAAAATCCGTCAGCCTGGATGTCCGGATACGGCcgagctgggaggagaaggaacgGCGTCAaatgtggggagggggggggtctgggtgacCCCCTGGGGACGTGCCCCacggcagccggggaggggaaccaggggacacggtggggacggTGCCATTTTGGGCACCTTCTTACCATGGTGGGCGACTTGTCGCAGGAGAGCTCGACCATGGGCTGCTGCTCCTCGAGGAAGACGTAGCCCTGGCACCAACTCACGGCCTGCGGGGAAGCAGAGGGGGACATGAGGAAGACGAGGCTGAGAGgagccccaaccccccccccgtgcctcagtttccccatcggCTGCTCCCCGTTGGGGACGAAGCCTCACCCCAAGCCAGAGGTTCTTGCAGGCGGCGGTGGCCGTCCCCGGGGTCCGGCACGTGGTCTCCTCGATGGTGAAGCTCAGCTCCTGCCGGTGCCGCAGGTCCCCAggctgggagaggggacaggacccGTCAGGGACCCACAGCACCGCTGTCCCCAGCGCCCAGCCCCAAAACGGGCCGGATCCAGCCCCGAGAGGGGCCACATCCAGCCTGGAGATGGGTCAGACTCAGCCCCATCTTGGGTGGGCTCCATCCCCACGGGGGGTCAGACCCAGCCCCACAACGGGCCAGAACCAGCCCTGAGAAGGGCCACATCCTGCACCGCCCCCAGTGCGGAGGAGCTCAGCACTCACCcagccgggccggggctgggcctCCCGGAGCCGCAGGACGTAGGGACTGACGGCCCTCGCGTTGAGCAGCTCCACGGCCGCCGAGACGGCGTCCCCGTAGCTCACGGCCCAGAGCCCCGGCGGGGACGGCGGGACGGATCCAGCCGACCCCGGGGTGGATCCATCCGGCCCCGGCGTGGTGGCTCtggccagccccagcaccagcagcagcagcaccgctcGGCACGGCCTCATCCTGCCTCCTGCCACCCGCCGTGCCGGGGAGCCCTTTTATGGGAGCTGCCCTGGACGCGGCGACGGCGCCGTCATGGGCGTTCCCGCAGGTTGACTCTGCCACCGGGAAATTCCTGGTGGGCTGAATCCATCCGGGAGCCAAGTCCGTCCCCCTTTGGTCCCCAGGCCACCATCCCGGCCCTGGGGATGGGTGCTGCCGGCCACCTGCGGGGCTCAGCAGAAGGAaggccacggggtttggggtctCCCTGCCATGGGGGTCCCCTTGGGAAGGCACCACGTGCGCAGGGAGGGTGACAGCGAGGACAGGGGTGGTATCAAGTCACAACGTGGCCATGGAGGGTGCTGACCCAGAGGGTGCTGGCCCCAGGTACCACAGCGCCAGGGCAAGGTGCACCTCAAGGTGACCACCAAAGATCTGACCCGGGTTTGATGGGGACGTAGGGTGACACCACATTGGGTTTCTCACCCCTGTTCTCCCATGGGGCTGGATGAAGAAGCCACCCTGCCCCACCGCCGGGGCTTTCCAGCCCCCGGGGTGTTTTATGGCTGGGCGGAGCGGTGAAGACATCTGTCCCTCACGGCAAATAAACTAGGTTTGACCAAACACCAGCCTTGGGAGCGGTCGCCCTCTCTGAAGCCAAGCAGGAACCTCCAGGAGGACGTCAAGGAACCCTGCCCAAAAGATGACCCTCTGTTCAACCCCCATCTGCACCTCCATGCGCAGCTCAAAGCCACCCAACAGGTTCACAGCTCCTGGCCGGTGGAGGCCATCAACTACGTTCTCCCAGCGGCTTGTAAATCAAGCAGGGACAAGCATGCCCGGGTCAGAGCCGGTGGGCAGCGCATCTGGGAAGTCCCCAGGGATGGATGCTGTCAATCAGAGACCCGTAGGACAGCCCAGATTGGCCCTGGAAAGATCCTGGTCCAACCTTCAATGAAGAAGGGACCCTAGATGGGATTACCCCACTCCCTATCCACGTTCATCTTGagaacctccagtgatggggactccaccgTGTCCCTAGGGACCTTCTTCCAGTGAACAACTGGTCTCACTGTACAACCCAAGTTGAGACAAAACCTCTCCctgtgcaacttgtacccgttgccccttgtctcctccacggggctccttgtgaagagacaGCCTCCACCCTTTGAGTCCTGGACTACTGTTATGAGGTCCACCCCGAGCCTTC
Coding sequences within it:
- the LOC142078360 gene encoding cathelicidin-B1-like; this encodes MRPCRAVLLLLVLGLARATTPGPDGSTPGSAGSVPPSPPGLWAVSYGDAVSAAVELLNARAVSPYVLRLREAQPRPGWPGDLRHRQELSFTIEETTCRTPGTATAACKNLWLGAVSWCQGYVFLEEQQPMVELSCDKSPTMLGRIRTSRLTDFFAKIRERFRGFSRCSRIWIRDKLNLKKPEA